The DNA segment CACTGCGCGAACTCCGCATGGACCTGCGGCTGTTCGAGCTGTTCCTGACGGCGGGCGGCAGCATGGACCAGCTGGCCACCGACGAACGGGCCGCGCGCTACCTCGCCCTGGTCCGGGCCGCGTACGAGCCGGGCGGCCCGGCGGCGGCCCGCCTCCCCGGCGTCGTCTGGCCGATGACCGGCTACTACCTGGGCGGCCCGGAGGACGCCGTCCGGGACGTGGCCCCGGTGGTCGCCAACTGCCGTGCGTACGGCGGTGACTGGGAGCTGGGCGCCGCGCTGATGTTCCGCGCCCATGTGCGGGTCGACTCCCCCGGCAACCTGGACGGTGTGGACGAGGACCTGGCCGAACTGCGCGTGCTCGGCCGCCGGGTCGGGGACCGCTGGATGCGGGCCCAGGTGTGCGGCGCGGCCGGCGAGGCGCACATGGCGCGCGGCCGGTTCACCGAGGCGCGCGGCGAGTACGAGGAGGCGCTGCGGCTCGCCTACGAGGTGGGCGCGTACGCGGAGTCGCCGTTCCTGCTGGCCCGCCTCGCCGACATCGCCTTCCGCTTCGGCGACCGGGACACCGCGCTCGCCGCCCTGGAGGAGGCGAGCACCGCCGCGGACCGGTACGCGGTCCCCGAGTCCCGCGCCTTCGTGCTGCTGATGCGGTCCTGGATCGCCGTGCACGACGGCCGGTATCCGCAGGCGCGGGCGCACTTCGAGGCGATCCGGGAGGTGGCGGGACCCGAGATGTCCCCGCCGCAGTTCGTGGCCGGGCTGCGGACCGTCGAGGCGCTGCTGGTCGCCGGGGAGTCGGGCCCCGGGCAGGGCGTGCCGATCCTGGCCGGGGCGCTGGAGCAGGCCGTCGCCGCGGGCTGCGCCGAGTCGGTCACCGGTGGCATGGTGGCCGCCGCGGCCGGTCTGCTCGCCCGGCTCGGGGACCTGCCGGGCGCGGTACGGCTGTACGCGGCCGCCGACCACTGGCGCGCCGGCTGCCCGGGCAGCGAACCCGAGCGCGCCGAGGCCGCCCGGGTCCGTGCCGACGCCCGCGCGGCCCTGCCCGCCGCCCGGTACGCGGCCGAACAGGCCCGGGGCGCGGGCTACGACGCGGCCGACGTCCTGCGCGAGCTGCGCCGGACCGCCGACGGGTGATCCCGGCCGCCGCCGGTTGAGCCCGTCCTCGTCCGGTGGACGGGGCTACTCGCAGGTGAACCGGGACTCCGCCCAGTCCGCCAGTGCCGTCGGGTCGAAGGCGGTGCGGTGCGGGCGCACGACGAGCTGGACGGTCCTGCGCCCGGTGAGGTCCACATGGACGGGGACGGCGCGCTCGCGGCCCTCGACCGTCCCCGAGTGCCACAGCGGGACCCCGTCCCCGTAGACGGCGAAGCTCACCTTGCCGAGGCCGAGGGTCATGTCGTCCACGCCGGCCATCGCGTCGTACGCGGTGCACCGCCGGTTGAGGTCGATGGTCACGGAGGAGTCGCCGTGGACGGTCGCGCCGTGTGTGTACGGCGTGCCGCCGATGTCGAGGCCGTACCGCTGCCACACCCAGCTGCTCGTGCCGAGCGCGATCTCGGGCCCGGTGCCGTCGCCGCTCACGTCGTAACCCAGCTCGCTGAGCTGGTAGACGGCGGGGGGCGACGGGGGAGGGGGCGTCGGGGTCGGGGTGGGCGTGGGTGTGGGCGCGGGGGTCGGTGTGGGCTTCGGGGGCGTGGGCTTCGGCGTCGGCTTCGGCGGGGGTGTCGGGGCCGGCTTCGGCGCGGGCGCGGCGGGCACCACCGGCGCGGGCGTCGGCTTCGAGACGGGGGCCGGGGTCGGTGTCGGGGCCGGCTTCGGCGGGGTGGGCGTCGGGGACGGCGTCCGCACGGCGACCGGAGGGGGCGGTGCCGAGGGCTTGGCGACCTCCTTCGCCGGATGGCTGTCGTAGACGAGGCCGAAGGCCACCGCCGCGGCCGCGACCGCGACGACCCCCGCGGCGATGCCCGCCTTGACCGGCGCCCCGACCGCCTCCGAGGCGGCCCCGCCCGCGGCACCCGATCCGCCGGAGGAGCCGCCCGCCGCGGCGGCCGCGCCCGCGGCCCCGGCCCCCGCGCCGCCCGCGACCAGGCCGAGCGCCTTGGCGTACCCGGCGGCCCCGAACCAGCCGATGACCGCGACCGGCACGACCGCGGGGATGCCCCCCGCGACCTCCTCGATCTGCGCCGCCGCGAGCCGGCACCTGGCGCACTCCTCCAGGTGTTTGCGCAGCCCCCGTTCGGCACGGACGCGCAGTTTGCGGCGGGCGTAGCCGCCCAGCTGGTCGGCGTAGCGCGCGCACTCCGCGTCGTCGGTGAGGGTGGTGCTGACGTGGGCCTGGAGGTACGCCTGCTTCAGGCCCTCGCGGGCGCGGCTGGCGAGCACCCGGGTGCCGTTGGCGTCCAGCCCGAACAGGACGGCGACCTCGCTCGGGGACTCGTCCTCCACCTCGGTGTGCCACAGCACGGCCTGCCAGCGCTCCGGCAGCGAGCGGAACGCCCGCATGGCCATGGACTGCTCGGCGTCGTGCAACGCCCTCACGTCCGCGCCGAGTTCGAGGGTGTCGTCGTCCGACACCGCCGAGGAGCGGGCGGCCTGCTGGGCGAAGGCGGCGAAGTCGTCGACGAGCTGCTCGCGCCGGGCCGAGTCGACCCAGTGCGCGGCGACGCGCCGTACCGAGGTGAGCAGATAGGCCCGTACGGCGTGCTCGGGCCCGGAGCCGCCGCGCACCGCCTGGAGCATCCGGGCGAACACCTCGGCGGTCAGGTCGTCGGCGGTGTACGCGTCCCGGCAGCAGGTGCGCGCGTACCGGCGCACCGCGGCCGCGTGCCGCCGGTACAGCTCCTCGTACGCGGAGTCGTCGCCGCCCCGCATCCGCTCGATCAGCTCGGCGTCACCGGTCGGGGTGCCCCGCTGTGCGGGGACGTTCCTGCTGCCCGTCCGGCGCCCCTGGCTGGGCACCTGCGTCCCGGCGCCCTCGTCCTCTCGCGCCCCGCCAACACTCATCGTGGAACGCCCCCGCCCCGGCCCGACATCACCCTCACAGAGTCCCACATCGTCATTTCTTCAACGACCCTCTCCGCCTCCTGTCACCCGTCCGAGGGGACGTGCGAAAAAAGACACGAAAGAAGACGTGAGAGGTGATGCGAAAGGTGATGCGAAGGGCGACGCGAAAGGTGGCGCGAAAAAAGCCACCCGCGTCACCCGGGCGTGAAGATCGCTCGGGTGACGCGGGTGGCCGGGTGAAACTCCCGCCGAGGACGGGGTCAGCCGATCGCGGG comes from the Streptomyces sp. SUK 48 genome and includes:
- a CDS encoding sigma-70 family RNA polymerase sigma factor — its product is MSVGGAREDEGAGTQVPSQGRRTGSRNVPAQRGTPTGDAELIERMRGGDDSAYEELYRRHAAAVRRYARTCCRDAYTADDLTAEVFARMLQAVRGGSGPEHAVRAYLLTSVRRVAAHWVDSARREQLVDDFAAFAQQAARSSAVSDDDTLELGADVRALHDAEQSMAMRAFRSLPERWQAVLWHTEVEDESPSEVAVLFGLDANGTRVLASRAREGLKQAYLQAHVSTTLTDDAECARYADQLGGYARRKLRVRAERGLRKHLEECARCRLAAAQIEEVAGGIPAVVPVAVIGWFGAAGYAKALGLVAGGAGAGAAGAAAAAGGSSGGSGAAGGAASEAVGAPVKAGIAAGVVAVAAAAVAFGLVYDSHPAKEVAKPSAPPPPVAVRTPSPTPTPPKPAPTPTPAPVSKPTPAPVVPAAPAPKPAPTPPPKPTPKPTPPKPTPTPAPTPTPTPTPTPPPPSPPAVYQLSELGYDVSGDGTGPEIALGTSSWVWQRYGLDIGGTPYTHGATVHGDSSVTIDLNRRCTAYDAMAGVDDMTLGLGKVSFAVYGDGVPLWHSGTVEGRERAVPVHVDLTGRRTVQLVVRPHRTAFDPTALADWAESRFTCE